A DNA window from Vigna unguiculata cultivar IT97K-499-35 chromosome 10, ASM411807v1, whole genome shotgun sequence contains the following coding sequences:
- the LOC114166343 gene encoding 3-hydroxyisobutyryl-CoA hydrolase-like protein 1, mitochondrial, whose amino-acid sequence MMQRKRVGWWFFTKAKLSLNKYRNFSSQHVILDNPNHSQVLVEGNGCSRMAILNRPSALNALNTNMLATLHKFYRSWEDNPDIGFVMMKGSGRAFAAGGDIVALYHLINKGNMEACKEFFRTAYSFMYLIGTYLKPHVALLNGITMGGGAGVSIPGTFRAATDKTIFATPEVHIGFHPDAAASFYLSHLPGHLGEYLALTGEKLNGVEMVTCGLATHYSLSARLPLIEEQLGKLVTDDPSVIEATLEHYGDLVHPDSSSVLQRIEILDKCFCHDTVEEIVDAMENAASETKDAWCIATLNRLKEAAPLSLKVALRSIREGRFQTLDQCLLREYRMTLQAIHGQISGDFCEGVRARVVDKDFAPKWDPPTLQKVSQDMVDQYFLPLSESEPDLELPTKSREAFL is encoded by the exons ATGATGCAGAGGAAAAGGGTAGGGTGGTGGTTCTTCACAAAGGCAAAGCTTAGCCTTAACAAATACCGAAACTTTTCTTCTCAACACGTCATTCTCGACAACCCCAATCACAGTCAG GTTTTGGTCGAAGGAAATGGATGCTCCAGAATGGCCATTCTCAATAGACCCTCTGCTCTCAATGCTCTCAACACCAACATG CTGGCCACGCTGCATAAATTTTATAGGAGCTGGGAAGATAACCCTGATATTGGTTTTGTGATGATGAAG GGCAGTGGCCGAGCTTTTGCAGCTGGTGGAGATATTGTTGCGCTTTACCATTTGATAAACAAAG GAAACATGGAAGCGTGTAAAGAATTTTTCAGAACAGCCTATAGTTTTATGTACCTAATAGGTACATATTTGAAGCCACAT GTGGCACTTCTAAATGGCATTACCATGGGTGGTGGGGCTGGAGTTTCAATCCCTGGGACATTCCGTGCTGCAACGGACAAAACT ATTTTTGCTACCCCTGAAGTTCATATTGGATTCCACCCTGATGCTGCAGCATCTTTTTACCTTTCACATTTACCTGGTCATTTAG GAGAGTACTTGGCTCTGACAGGGGAAAAGCTCAACGGAGTAGAGATGGTTACTTGTGGGCTTGCTACACACTATTCATTAAGTGCA AGGCTTCCTTTAATTGAAGAACAGCTGGGGAAATTAGTTACTGATGACCCATCTGTCATTGAAGCCACTTTAGAACATTATGGGGACCTTGTACATCCAGACAGCAGTAGCGTACTACAAAG gATTGAAATTCTAGATAAATGCTTTTGCCATGACACAGTTGAAGAGATTGTTGATGCTATG GAAAATGCAGCAAGTGAAACAAAAGATGCATGGTGCATTGCTACCCTAAATAGACTCAAAGAAGCCGCTCCATTGAGCTTGAAGGTTGCCTTGAGATCT ATACGTGAAGGTAGATTTCAGACTCTTGATCAATGTTTGCTGCGTGAGTACCGTATGACTTTACAAGCAATACATGGGCAAATATCTGGGGATTTCTGTGAG GGTGTAAGGGCACGCGTGGTGGACAAGGACTTTGCACCAAAG TGGGATCCTCCAACCTTACAAAAGGTGTCTCAAGACATGGTGGATCAGTACTTCTTACCTTTGAGTGAATCTGAACCTGATCTAGAGCTGCCAACAAAAAGTCGTGAAGCATTTCTATAG
- the LOC114166746 gene encoding uncharacterized protein LOC114166746 isoform X2: MDHTPSNRMHLTSIESSNASTSARPHTQDEITNPSGGVLLQNSSALAEPNRTGQSGISMFQSLIDRARRTVRGSADDIGWLQRDPAMPPVEDGTERFLEILDSIKHGVHRLPNSVVYLLVPGLFSNHGPLYFVDTKVSFSKMGLACHIAKIHSEASVEKNARELKEYIEEIYWGSQKRVMLLGHSKGGVDAAAALSLYWSDLKDKVAGLALAQSPYGGTPIASDLLREGQLGDYVNLRKLTEIIVCKVIKGDMRALEDLTYERRREFLKEHHLPKEVPVVSFRTEAGISPAVLATLSHVAHAEFPPLVAPTGESTKLPVVMPLGAAMAACAQLTQVRYGEKSDGLVTCRDAEVPGSVVVRPKRKLDHAWMVYSSINDDLSEGDASQVCEALLTLLVEIGQKKMHEFAKKDE, encoded by the exons ATGGATCATACTCCTTCAAACAGAATGCATTTAACTAGTATTGAATCATCTAACGCTTCAACTTCTGCTCGTCCACATACGCAAGATGAAATCACTAATCCCTCTGGTGGAGTTCTGTTACAAAATTCCAGTGCACTTGCTGAACCGAATCGAACTGGACAAAGTGGCATTTCCATGTTCCAAAG CCTGATTGATCGTGCTCGAAGGACTGTGCGTGGATCTGCAGATGATATAGGATGGCTTCAACGTGATCCAGCAATGCCTCCAGTTGAAGATGGAACTGAAAGGTTCCTTGAAATTCTGGACAGCATCAA GCATGGTGTTCACAGGTTACCAAATTCAGTGGTTTATTTGTTAGTTCCAG GTCTTTTCAGTAATCATGGCCCACTTTACTTTGTCGATACAAAAGtcagtttttcaaaaatggGTTTGGCCTGTCATATTGCAAAGATTCATAGTGAG GCCTCAGTGGAGAAAAATGCCAGAGAGTTGAAAGAGTACATTGAGGAAATTTATTGGGGTTCACAGAAACGAGTTATGCTTCTTGGACATAGCAAAGGAGGAGTAGATGCAGCAGCTGCTTTATCGTTGTATTGGTCTGATTTGAAAGACAAAGTTGCTGGGTTGGCATTAGCCCAAAGTCCCTACGGTGGAACTCCTATAGCTTCAGATCTTCTGCGTGAAGGACAGCTTGGCGATTATGTGAATTTACGAAAACTTACTGAGATTATTGTCTGTAAAGTAATTAAG GGTGACATGCGAGCTTTAGAAGACTTGACATATGAAAGGCGGAGAGAGTTTTTGAAAGAGCATCATCTGCCAAAAGAAGTCCCAGTTGTTTCCTTTCGGACTGAAGCTGGCATTTCCCCTGCTGTTTTAGCCACATTATCTCATGTTGCACATGCTGAATTTCCACCCCTAGTTGCTCCGACCGGTGAGTCTACAAAACTCCCTGTGGTGATGCCCCTTGGTGCGGCAATGGCTGCTTGTGCACAGTTGACGCAGGTTAGGTATGGTGAGAAAAGTGATGGCCTTGTGACATGCCGAGATGCAGAAGTTCCTGGATCTGTTGTGGTGCGACCTAAGCGAAAATTGGACCATGCTTGGATGGTTTATTCATCGATAAATGATGATCTTTCTGAAGGAGATGCATCCCAGGTGTGTGAGGCTCTCTTAACTCTACTAGTCGAAATCGGGCAGAAGAAGATGCATGAGTTTGCAAAGAAAGATGAATGA
- the LOC114166746 gene encoding uncharacterized protein LOC114166746 isoform X1: protein MVRAPNPQHLEATTPLIAQGEGLTNDGLIPQIFSSVPALNDAASYLAQTTSYLTGCFSDFSVEHSPRCPGAPVPRAQELVDFSYAEIDASSSTEMDHTPSNRMHLTSIESSNASTSARPHTQDEITNPSGGVLLQNSSALAEPNRTGQSGISMFQSLIDRARRTVRGSADDIGWLQRDPAMPPVEDGTERFLEILDSIKHGVHRLPNSVVYLLVPGLFSNHGPLYFVDTKVSFSKMGLACHIAKIHSEASVEKNARELKEYIEEIYWGSQKRVMLLGHSKGGVDAAAALSLYWSDLKDKVAGLALAQSPYGGTPIASDLLREGQLGDYVNLRKLTEIIVCKVIKGDMRALEDLTYERRREFLKEHHLPKEVPVVSFRTEAGISPAVLATLSHVAHAEFPPLVAPTGESTKLPVVMPLGAAMAACAQLTQVRYGEKSDGLVTCRDAEVPGSVVVRPKRKLDHAWMVYSSINDDLSEGDASQVCEALLTLLVEIGQKKMHEFAKKDE, encoded by the exons ATGGTGCGAGCTCCGAATCCGCAGCATCTGGAAGCGACCACGCCTTTAATC GCACAGGGAGAGGGTTTAACAAATGATGGGCTTATTCCTCAGATATTTTCATCTGTGCCAGCTCTTAATGATGCTGCTTCTTATCTTGCACAAACAACATCATACTTAACTGGTTGTTTCTCCGATTTTTCAG TAGAACATTCCCCCAGATGTCCTGGTGCTCCTGTCCCTCGTGCACAAGAGCTTGTGGATTTTTCTTATGCAGAAATTGATGCATCTTCATCTACTGAAATGGATCATACTCCTTCAAACAGAATGCATTTAACTAGTATTGAATCATCTAACGCTTCAACTTCTGCTCGTCCACATACGCAAGATGAAATCACTAATCCCTCTGGTGGAGTTCTGTTACAAAATTCCAGTGCACTTGCTGAACCGAATCGAACTGGACAAAGTGGCATTTCCATGTTCCAAAG CCTGATTGATCGTGCTCGAAGGACTGTGCGTGGATCTGCAGATGATATAGGATGGCTTCAACGTGATCCAGCAATGCCTCCAGTTGAAGATGGAACTGAAAGGTTCCTTGAAATTCTGGACAGCATCAA GCATGGTGTTCACAGGTTACCAAATTCAGTGGTTTATTTGTTAGTTCCAG GTCTTTTCAGTAATCATGGCCCACTTTACTTTGTCGATACAAAAGtcagtttttcaaaaatggGTTTGGCCTGTCATATTGCAAAGATTCATAGTGAG GCCTCAGTGGAGAAAAATGCCAGAGAGTTGAAAGAGTACATTGAGGAAATTTATTGGGGTTCACAGAAACGAGTTATGCTTCTTGGACATAGCAAAGGAGGAGTAGATGCAGCAGCTGCTTTATCGTTGTATTGGTCTGATTTGAAAGACAAAGTTGCTGGGTTGGCATTAGCCCAAAGTCCCTACGGTGGAACTCCTATAGCTTCAGATCTTCTGCGTGAAGGACAGCTTGGCGATTATGTGAATTTACGAAAACTTACTGAGATTATTGTCTGTAAAGTAATTAAG GGTGACATGCGAGCTTTAGAAGACTTGACATATGAAAGGCGGAGAGAGTTTTTGAAAGAGCATCATCTGCCAAAAGAAGTCCCAGTTGTTTCCTTTCGGACTGAAGCTGGCATTTCCCCTGCTGTTTTAGCCACATTATCTCATGTTGCACATGCTGAATTTCCACCCCTAGTTGCTCCGACCGGTGAGTCTACAAAACTCCCTGTGGTGATGCCCCTTGGTGCGGCAATGGCTGCTTGTGCACAGTTGACGCAGGTTAGGTATGGTGAGAAAAGTGATGGCCTTGTGACATGCCGAGATGCAGAAGTTCCTGGATCTGTTGTGGTGCGACCTAAGCGAAAATTGGACCATGCTTGGATGGTTTATTCATCGATAAATGATGATCTTTCTGAAGGAGATGCATCCCAGGTGTGTGAGGCTCTCTTAACTCTACTAGTCGAAATCGGGCAGAAGAAGATGCATGAGTTTGCAAAGAAAGATGAATGA
- the LOC114166484 gene encoding malate dehydrogenase, cytoplasmic-like produces the protein MELEALAWDTQDYTFLKKILLVLLCVILFCKIVRYMFGLLKEEKEPITVLVTGAAGQIGYALVPMIARGAMLGPDQPVILHMLDIEPAAEALKGVKMELVDAAFPLLKGVVATTDVVEACKNVNIAVMVGGFPRKEGMERKDVMSKNVSIYKAQASALEQNAAADCKVLVVANPANTNALILKEFAPSIPDKNITCLTRLDHNRALGQISERLNVHVSDVKNVIIWGNHSSTQYPDVNHATVTANGAQKPVRELVADDNWLNSEFITTVQQRGAAIIKARKLSSALSAASSACDHIRDWVLGTPKESWVSMGVYSDGSYGVQPGLIYSFPVTCEKGEWTIVKDLKIDEFSRDKMDKTAQELVEEKELAKSCLN, from the exons ATGGAATTGGAAGCATTAGCATGGGACACTCAGGACTACACATTTCTTAAGAAAATTCTTCTTGTTTTGCtttgtgttattttgttttGCAAGATTGTTAGATACATGTTTGGTCTTCTCAAGGAAGAGAAGGAACCAATCACAGTATTGGTCACTGGTGCTGCAG GGCAAATTGGATATGCACTTGTTCCAATGATTGCAAGAGGGGCAATGCTGGGCCCAGATCAGCCTGTGATTCTGCACATGCTTGACATTGAACCAGCAGCAGAGGCCTTGAAAGGGGTGAAGATGGAGCTGGTTGATGCTGCTTTTCCGCTTCTTAAAG GTGTTGTTGCTACTACTGATGTTGTTGAAGCTTGCAAGAATGTGAACATTGCTGTGATGGTGGGTGGATTCCCCCGGAAGGAAGGAATGGAAAGAAAAGATGTGATGtctaaaaatgtgtcaatttacAAGGCTCAAGCTTCAGCACTGGAGCAAAATGCTGCTGCAGATTGTAAG GTGCTGGTAGTTGCCAATCCAGCAAACACCAATGCTCTCATTTTGAAAGAGTTTGCTCCTTCAATCCCTGACAAAAACATCACCTGTCTTACAAGACTTGATCACAATAGAGCCTTAGGCCAAATCTCTGAGAGACTCAATGTTCATGTCAGTGATGTGAAAAATGTCATCATTTGGGGCAATCACTCCTCAACCCAATATCCAGATGTCAACCATGCCACAGTCACTGCCAATGGCGCACAGAAGCCAGTCAGAGAATTAGTTGCTGATGATAACTG GCTAAACAGTGAGTTCATCACCACTGTTCAGCAACGTGGGGCTGCCATTATTAAAGCCAGAAAGCTGTCTAGTGCATTATCTGCAGCAAGTTCTGCATGTGATCACATTCGTGATTGGGTTCTAGGAACTCCTAAG GAATCATGGGTATCAATGGGAGTGTATTCTGATGGATCTTATGGTGTTCAACCTGGCCTCATATACTCTTTCCCTGTTACTTGTGAGAAAGGAGAATGGACCATTGTTAAGG ATCTGAAGATTGATGAGTTCTCAAGGGATAAGATGGACAAAACGGCACAAGAGCTGGTTGAAGAGAAGGAATTGGCCAAATCATGCCTTAATTGA
- the LOC114167453 gene encoding WAT1-related protein At4g30420-like, translating into MGTLKSYLPVMGMVFNQFIYTGLSLSTRLVFSEGMNPRVFVVYRHLLATIVIAPIAYLSGRNSGSYYLNLKSFSWIFLVSFVGITLNQNLFCEGLYLTNSSVATAMVNLVPAVTFVIAVCAGMEKVSIGSLRSIAKIVGTVICVSGAVSIALLKGPKLLNAENLPSKSIIMASSATDNWFLGCLFLIGCCFSWSTWLILMVPASKSHPDPLSFSAWMCFIATVQSALVTLLLEPDPNTWKINSLLEVGSALYGGVMGSAVSFFLQAWCISITGPLFSAMFNPLMAVFVTILAPFLLQEEVYVGSLTGSIAVIIGLYIVLWGKAEEVVNVKRDSESMLNSTEEVKISINKDSSSVKECCKTNLEEPLLSPHSPSHN; encoded by the exons ATGGGAACGTTAAAGTCGTATCTTCCAGTAATGGGTATGGTGTTTAATCAGTTCATTTATACAGGACTTAGTCTCAGCACAAGACTTGTTTTCTCAGAAGGAATGAATCCAAGGGTCTTTGTGGTCTATCGCCATCTTCTTGCAACCATTGTAATTGCTCCAATAGCTTATTTATCAGG GAGAAATTCTGGTTCCTATTACTTAAACTTGAAGAGTTTTTCCTGGATATTCTTGGTCTCCTTCGTAGG GATTACCTTGAATCAAAATCTGTTTTGCGAGGGTTTATACCTGACAAATTCTTCAGTGGCAACTGCAATGGTGAATCTTGTTCCAGCAGTAACATTTGTGATAGCAGTTTGTGCAGG AATGGAGAAAGTGAGCATTGGAAGCTTGAGATCCATAGCGAAGATAGTAGGAACAGTGATATGTGTGAGTGGAGCAGTGTCCATAGCTTTGTTGAAGGGTCCAAAGCTTCTAAATGCAGAAAACCTGCCATCAAAATCCATCATCATGGCCTCCTCAGCAACTGATAATTGGTTCCTTGGTTGTCTCTTTCTCATTGGATGCTGCTTCTCTTGGTCAACCTGGCTCATACTGATG GTTCCTGCCTCCAAAAGCCACCCAGATCCCTTGTCCTTTTCGGCTTGGATGTGTTTTATAGCAACAGTGCAATCAGCTTTAGTGACACTACTGTTGGAACCAGATCCAAATACATGGAAGATTAATTCTTTACTTGAAGTTGGTTCTGCTTTATATGGA GGAGTTATGGGATCTGCAGTATCATTCTTTCTCCAAGCATGGTGCATCTCAATCACAGGTCCTCTTTTCAGTGCAATGTTCAATCCTCTTATGGCAGTGTTTGTCACCATATTGGCTCCTTTTCTACTACAGGAGGAAGTATACGTTGGAAG ctTGACTGGCTCAATAGCAGTGATCATTGGGTTGTATATTGTGCTTTGGGGAAAAGCTGAAGAAGTTGTGAATGTTAAGAGAGATTCAGAATCAATGCTTAATTCCACAGAGGAAGTCAAAATATCCATAAACAAGGATTCTTCTTCAGTAAAAGAATGTTGTAAAACCAATTTGGAAGAACCCCTTCTATCTCCTCATTCTCCttcacataattaa